ACGCCGGAGATCTTCAACACCGACCAGAGCTGTCAGTTCACCAGTAAGGCCTTTCTGTCTCTGCTCAAGGAAAAGGAGATCCGGATCAGCATGGACGGTCGTGGCAGGGCCCTCGACAACATCTTCGTGGAACGCTTCTGGCGGACCCTCAAGTATGAGTGGCTCTACTTGAACGACTATGAGCGGGTCCGCGATCTCCGCTGCGGCCTGCGGGAGTATATGGACTTCTACAACGGCGAAAGGCTTCACTCCTCACTGAACTACAGGACACCGCGGGAGGTTCACTTTGCCGACCGGGAGGGACCGATGGCGGTCTGACTTTAACTAACTTCGGGCCTCAAATGGTCTTGACAATGGGGTCCACCATAGGACAGGGCAAAAATCACGTGGACATGGCTTGTGTTCTTCTTGAGCCCCTTGTAACGCACCTTGGTGAATCCGAAGACTCGCTTCGCGATCAAAAAGACATGCTCCACCTTTGCCCTCGTTTTGGACAGCATACGATTGTGAGACTGTTCTTCGTCGGTCAGTTTCCTGTTCCGTGACCCTCTTTTGTTGGTGTTGTCGACGGCATCGGGTGCCTTTTCCCGGATCGTCTCCGTCTTGCCTATGTAGGCCGAATCGCCCCAGACTCCCTTTTCCGCTCCGTGGAGAAGGTCTCCGACCATCGGGGAGTCGTGGACATTCGCTGCCGTGGTCGCGAGGCTGTGGACCAGCTTGCTGTCTTTGTCCACCCCGATGTGGACCTTCATGCCGAAGTAGTACGGGTTCCCTTTCTTTACCTGATGCATGTCGGGGTCTCGCTTCTTCTCCTTGTCCTTCGTCGACGAGGGCGCGGCGATGATGGTGGCGTCCATGATGGTTCCCTCGGCAAGGCGCAGTCCTTTCGATTGCAGGTGAGCATCGACCTCACGGAAGATCCGTTTCCCCAGGTCGTGCGCTTCGAGAAGGTGGCGAAACTTGCAGATGGTCGTCTCGTCGGGGACAGGCTCGTTCCCGAGGTCGATGCCGACGAAGCGCCTCATCGATTCCATGTCGTAGAGGGCTTCTTCCGCTGCCGGGTCGCTGAGGTTGAACCGGCACTGGAGAAAGTGGATTCGGAGCATCCGCTCCAATCCAACCGGTGGACGACCTCGTTCGGCCTTGGGATAGAAGGGAGCGATGAGCGCGCAGAGATCCTTCCAGGGGACCACAGCCTCCATTTCGGAGAGGAACTTCTCCCGCCGGGTAGGCTTCCTGTATCTCTCGAAGGTCTGGGCGTCGGCAAGGGTTTTCTGTCGCTGATCTCGCGTCTCGCACTCCTTGAAAAGGGGATGAGGACATCGGCGCTACAGCTCTATTCTACCAATTACATCATCACTGATGCGACTTCATGAAAGGCGCTTTTTTCAGAGGTTCCCTAGAGCTTTCCCGACGCCAGGAGCACGACCGCGGCGGCGAAGCTGAACGTTCAACTCGGGCTTCTCAATCGCGCTCCCAGGGCCTTTTCCGTACCTCTCGGGCAAGACGGCCGAAAGCCCCCTCATGCCGACGGAGGCGTGGATGGAAGGGTACCTGCTTCAGATTGAGGAAGACCCTGCCTTCCGTCCCCTTCGTTTCGTCGGCGTCAAAAACGAGAAGACCGGCGAATATCATCTCTACGTCACCCATCTGCCGGCGGACAAGGTCTCTCCCGAGGAGATCGCTGATCTTTACCGGGCCCGATGGGCCGTGGAGATCTTTTTCAAGGAGCTTAAAAGCCACTTCGGCCTCTCGTCGATCGGTTCAGGGAAAAAGCACATCGTCGAAATCGTCATCTGCGTGGCCCTGCTGACGGTCATCGTCTCGGGCCAAGTGCGCAGGGAACTGGAGAAGGAGCCGCGAAGCGACGTCAAGGAGATGGGACCTCTCCTCTACGCCGAGCACTTTCACCACATCTCCACGGGGCTCCTCCAAGCCGTCCTCTATCACGAAGGCTTCCGCTTCGACCCGGCCTCGCTCTGGATCGGCGCCATCAGGGCTGATCCCTTGCCCGAGCGCTACCGGAGAGGACGGCTGGAGGATGTCTATCGCCAGAGAGAACCTAATTAATAGATGGACACCTTCTTGAATATTTGGCTGAGTTGCAACCAATGTGATGTTTCCAGGCAAACTTCGAACACGCTTTCCGCAGCTCCCTGTCCGTGCCGTGAATTACATTACGTTGAAATTACTTTCATGATTGCCCCTATCCTTCGTCCTATGCCGTCGCGATGAAAACCTCGCAGACATCTTGCATGCCTGACCTTACGTCTATCCAGGCACTGCCTCCGAGGCCCCCCGTCGCCATTGGCGAAGCCCCACATCGACCAATCCGGAGGGAACGCCGACTCGATCATCGAGGCATTTGGGCTTCGGCTAAAGCTCTGCGCGCGGCGAGACCGCGAAGAAAGGTTTCTTCCGATCAAAAATGCCGAGGCCCGACTTGAAGCATGGGAAACGGGATGGATGGCGCTGACGCCAGATTGAACGAAAAGAGGCTTCCCCGTCTTTCCGACGGGGAAGCCTCTTTTTTGATGTTGACATTAACTTGTCTGGTGATAAAGTTATGTCAATCAATAAAGGTCGATGCATCATGAAAAAATTCTGTCTTCCTTGTCTGTCCTCCTCTGTCACCCGCCGGGACGACGGCACTCCGACACGGTCCGCCCGCCCCACGGCATCGGCAGAAGGCCCCTTGCCGCACCGCCTCTCCTCGCGGGCCCAGGCGGACTTCGGGTAGAGCTGGCCCGCCGAAAATCCCTTGAAGGGACGCGATATCTGGAATCTCCCTTCGCTCGTGATCCCGTTTTCGGGGTCCACTATAGGGAGCATG
The DNA window shown above is from Aminithiophilus ramosus and carries:
- a CDS encoding transposase codes for the protein MEGYLLQIEEDPAFRPLRFVGVKNEKTGEYHLYVTHLPADKVSPEEIADLYRARWAVEIFFKELKSHFGLSSIGSGKKHIVEIVICVALLTVIVSGQVRRELEKEPRSDVKEMGPLLYAEHFHHISTGLLQAVLYHEGFRFDPASLWIGAIRADPLPERYRRGRLEDVYRQREPN